The DNA region CTGTACTACCTCCGCCTCGATAAACAAGCCCTAGCCGTGGGGGAGGCGAGGGCTGTTAATCACGATGATGTGGTAAGGTTAAAGATCAGGGTGAGGAATGGCCTTTGTAGTTAGGCGTGGCTTTGTGGAGTGGGATTTGGCCACGGCGGACCCCCGCGTGGAGCGGGCGCTTTGGGAGGTGGGGGTCCGGGCCGCCGTCCTCCGGGGGGAGTGGGATACCTCGTTGTTGGCGCCGTTTGTGAGGGGGGTTGACATCAAGTGGGCTGAGGCGAGGGGGAGGGAGAAATTCAACGTATACGTGTACAGGGAGGACGTCCAAGTGATTAGGGTGAACCCCCTCCATCCGCTTACCAGAGACCAGGTCCGCGTTGCTGTGAAGTACGGAAAGTATGTGGAGCTTCCGCTTAGGCCCCTCCTCTCTAACCTCCCCCTGCTGGCGGAGTGGCTGTCTGTCCTTGAGCCGGAGGTGGCCATCTTCTCAACGCCGGTGGAGACCCTACGGGACGTGAAGTCGCCGCTCGACGTGGCCTCCCTCCTCGTGGAGCTGAGCGGCGACCCCGCGTGGCGACGGCCCATCGCAGACTCGCTGGGCGTGCTGGCGGAGCTCGTGGCTGGCCGGATGGACTAGGTTTTTTAAACGCCAATCGCAAATGGCGATATGGATTCCGATATATCGTATAACTTAAAGTACGCCTGGAGGGCTCTGCCGGTGTTGGGGTCTGTGGCTCTCCTTGTGATGTATACAGAGGCGATGCTTATGCCATCTCTGCCAAGCATCCAGGCGGAGTTCGGCGTGACCCCCGCCGAGGCTTCTTGGGTACTCTCGATATACCTCATACTGGGCACCATCAGCGCGGCCGTGCTCGGGAGCCTCGGCGACATGTACGGGAAGAAGAAAATGCTTGTCCTCGCCCTCTCCATATACTCAGTCGCCGTCACGTTGACCGGATACGCTCCCACCTTCCACCTCCTCCTCTTGGCGAGGGCTCTCCAGGGGCTCGGCATGGCCATGTTCCCGCTGGCCTTTTCCCTCATTAGGGAGGAGTTGCCGTGGCCCCGGCTGTGGCGGGCGCCGTCTTGACGACCTTCTCCACCACAGCCGCCTTGCAGGCCAGCGGAGAGGCGGTCCTACTCGCCGTGCCGTCCCCAACCGCCTACGCGGTGAACTTCTACATGGCGGTGGCCATGTTTCTCCTAGCGCTAATCCCCATAGCGGCGGCTAGGGAGGTCTTCACCCCGGGGGCTGGGGGGGCGTTGAATAGAGGCGGGCAGTAGCGCCTGCACGTTTATTAAGGCCAGCCTCCGCGGGCCTGTGGCCAAGTGGCGATACCTCATCATCCGCAGCGAGGACCCCGCCCTGTGTTATGTGAGGTTTCTGGAGAGGTACCAGCTAGCTGGCTTCGCGTCGCTTGTCTACACGCCGAGGCTCGTGGCGATTTTCGACAACGTGCTGGTACTGGGCGTGCCGAGGGAGCTGGTGAGGAGGGCCAGGGCCATAGTGGCTTTGCTAGACGGCTGCTACACGGCGCGAGTCGCCGGCACCATGAGGCGGGCTAAGGCGGTGGCTACGTCGATAAGAAAATTCATATAGCCAGGGGCATCACCCTACGTGATGATGGCGTACCAAATCCGACTCGTGACGTGCTCGCGACGGACTGACTTTTAAGGGTGCTTTCATACCGCTTGCCTGAAATGCCGAGGATGGCGCCTCTCGGCCCCTCGGCATCCAAGTCGGCTATGCCTAATTGATATATGACGAACTGGTTTAATCTCGGCGCAACTTTCCGTAAGGGACTTAATATTTTATAGCCCTGCCCCGGCGTAAGGCGTGAGCTTCTTGCTTGAAAACTCCAAGTCGTTTTTGAGAGCTGCCGGAATCATGTTGGAGGTGGGGGAGTACAACCTGGCCTTATTCCACTTGGAACAAGCATTACAGCTATGCCTCAAGTACAAGATTTATGAGAAGTACGGCGATTTTCCCAAAACCCACAGCCTTAAGCGTCTGCTTTCAGAAGTGGGACAGGTAGCGGCGGATCCCGTAATTGTGGACTTGCTGGAGGACGCGTATATAAGCTCTCGTTATCTGCCCGTGAGGTATTCAAAGGAGAGCGCCCAGAGGGCTTATGGAGAGGTGGAGAAGGTACTCAAGGCGTTGTCATGTCTGTAGAGCTGTTTAAGCGCCTCTGGGAGAGGAGGGCCGAGGAGCTTGACAAGCTTTGGCACACCCTGGAGAGACTGAAGAAGGCCGCTACGGAGCTGGACCCCAAGGCGCGGGTCTACGTCTTCGGGAGCTTTGCTAGAGGCACGGCGAGGCCGGACAGCGACGTCGACGTTTTGGTGGTCACTGAGCTGGCGTCTACGGAAGAGGGGCGTTTAGCCGTGAGGATGGCCTTGGGGGAGGTCTTAAGCCCCCACTCGCCCGTGGAGCTCCACATAGCGTCCACGGAGCAGTTCAAGTGGTATCTCCAGTTCATGGACGTATTTATAGAGGTATAAAGCAATTAAGGCGGCGTGGCCGAGCCCGCTACTCCAGCGAATCCGCACCACCTCTGCGAATTTCCGGCATAGCTTAGGTTCCACCCAGACGGCGGCGACAACAAGCCCTTGGGAGAACTAAAGAGGAAGTGCTAAGACCCTGCTGGGATAACCTTTATCATTGTCCCGTTTACTAGCTCTACCGGCTGGCTAATCCTCAGCTTTGTGGGGTCTAGCTCGACGCGGAGCGATATGAAATCCCGCGGGCGGTCGCCTCTTAGGTACACCCCGTCTTTGCCGAAAACCACGTCTTTTTCGCCAATTGCTTCGCTTACTGACAAGGACGTAGCCACAGCCTCGCCGCTTCTCAAGTCGACAAATACCACGTATTTACTGGAGGCGAGGACTGCGAGACACGTTTTCGCAAGTCGGTTCCCAGGCGGCCAACATTCATCGTAGGAGAGCCGCGCCTTAAATACTGCATATCTCCCATCGCTTGCAATGCAACTCAGAACTTGTCCGCCAATTATAACCATCGAGCTGTTGCACGTCGCCCCGCTGGGCTTAAAGGGGCCGTCGTACTGGCAGGGGCCGTAGACGTAGCCCGAGGCGTTGACCAACTCCCCAACTGGACAAGGAGGGGGCAACTTGGCAAGGCCCAAGCGGATCCTCAACTCGTCTAAGAAGAGCAGAATCTCAAAAAAGTGCTGAATAAAGAACAAGCCAACGACTAGAAAGCCGACAACTAAAATGAGGGATAAGAGGGGCTTAGGTGTACTGGACATAGAGGTCGTACGCATCAAGCGGCGATGCTATAGTAGTAAGCGGTATTATATACCCGCTGAGGTTAAGGTAGCGATAGCCCGAGGTTATCCCATACGCATACACCTCAATGGAGTTCAGCCCTATGCTAGGCCCCCTAACGTAGATGGGCCCACCACTATCGCCTGGTAAATTAACCATACGGATCTCAACTGCGCACTTAAGAGTTACTGTACGGCCACTATCCCTGTAAGTGACGTCGCTACAATAATTCACCAGCTCTCCTTCTTGTATATCTGTCGTAATACCAGCTTTGGTTAATTTGCCCAGCAAGGGGACGTCGAATCTCCCAGCACCCTCACCACACTACCCCAGGTGACGTAATGATAAGGCTTGAATATCTGCGGAGCTATGGTGCGCCTGCTAGTGTCCACCGGTATTGTCATTATGTCGCAATAAGTCTCTATGGTATATGCATCTATCTGTCTATACGCGCAACCAGCCGGCTGGTAGGAGTAGCCGATATAGTAGCTACTGCCAATCTCCGGCTGATAGACACTCACATCCCTACCCCATATCCAGAAACTACAATGCCACGCAGTTACTATGACTGGGATTGAGCCGTACAGCTTAC from Pyrobaculum arsenaticum DSM 13514 includes:
- a CDS encoding HEPN domain-containing protein, which translates into the protein MSFLLENSKSFLRAAGIMLEVGEYNLALFHLEQALQLCLKYKIYEKYGDFPKTHSLKRLLSEVGQVAADPVIVDLLEDAYISSRYLPVRYSKESAQRAYGEVEKVLKALSCL
- a CDS encoding nucleotidyltransferase domain-containing protein, whose protein sequence is MSVELFKRLWERRAEELDKLWHTLERLKKAATELDPKARVYVFGSFARGTARPDSDVDVLVVTELASTEEGRLAVRMALGEVLSPHSPVELHIASTEQFKWYLQFMDVFIEV